From the genome of Deltaproteobacteria bacterium IMCC39524:
ATCAAGATTGATCCCGTCACTGATGATCACATCTCTGGGGCTAAAGATGGTCCGGGCGAAATGGCTACCGTCCGGGCGCACAAAGATCTCAATCAGGTATTCTTCGCCTTCGTAAACACACCTATATTCTTGGACAAGCTCAATCTGTTTCATGCGACAGCCAAACTCCTGAATCAATAAAGTCGGTACATATCACAAGGTAAAAGCAAACATCGAGCCAACGGGAAAACATGGCCTTTATCGCAAGAACAATCAGCTCAAAGGAAAATAGTCGCTAAAAGACGGGGGCTTAGCATGGGAGATGGCGAAAAGTCAGGCCTAAAGGTTGCGACTGACAACATAGTCAGCCAGGCGAAGCATCGCCTCTTTGGCCGGGCAATCTGCAAATAATGCGAGATGACCCTTGGCTGACTCAATAAGGAGTTTGGCACGATCACGGGTGTAATCGATCCCATCATAGGAGTGAATCAGACCGACGATGTACTTCAAGTCTTCTTCAGGGAGTGTTTCCTGTTCGATAATTCCAGCTATTCTCTTACGTTCTTCTGCGTTGCAGCGCTTCAGGGTATGAATCAAGGGCAAGGTCACCTTGCCTTCGAGGAGGTCGTGCCCACACTCTTTGCCAAACGCGTCCTGATCGGCGACATAATCCAGGGCATCGTCCATAAACTGGAAGGCAATACCGAGATCCATACCATAAGCAGACAAAGCTTCTTCCTGCTCAGGAGGACAGGCGCCGAGGAGCGCGCCACAGCGACTCGCCGCGGAAAGGAGCACCGCCGTTTTGTTGCGAACCACTTCGATATAGCGTTCTTCGTCAAGCTCAACGTCACAGGTACTGATCAACTGCAGGACCTCGCCCTCTGCCATCTGCGTGGTCGCATCGGAGAGAGTTTTAAGAATCTCCAGATTCCCTTCGCGAACCATGATAGAGAAAGACTTTGCAAAGAGGAAGTCACCGACCAGCACACTGGCCTCATTCCCCCACACAGCGTTTGCGGAATCCTGGCCACGCCTGAGGACTGCGCTGTCGACGACATCATCATGCAGCAGGGTTGCCGTGTGAATAAACTCAACGACACTGGCCAGGCCAACATGAGATTCACCCTGGTAACCGGCAAGCTTTGCGCTTAACAACAGCATCATCGGACGCACACGTTTGCCGCCGCTGGCGAGGACATACTCGCCAACCTTGCGAATCAGAGGAACGCGCGACTCCAGATCCTTGCGGAACTGTTCCTCGACGCGCAGGATCTCGTCATTTAAAAGATTGAGCACAAAGTTCATAGTTATTGGTAATCCGAAGGGAAAATTATCGCTTATCCTAATGAATCCTCACGAAGCATGTCAAAGCTTTTTTCCTTAAAGCGCAAAGGAAATATAACTCACGAAGAGCGCTACCCTGAGAGGGGCAAAGAAACGGTTAGACGCGCACCACCCAGAAGTGATTTTTGTATTGAGATTTCTCCATCCTGACCTTCGACCAGTTTACGACAGAGAGGCAAGCCCAACCCGGTTCCTTCGCCATGGGCCTTGGTGGAAAAGAAGGGCTGAAAAACTCTCTCCTGATCTTCAAGTGAGATTCCCGGGCCACTATCATCAACATGGATTCGGGCAGAGCCAGACACTTTGGAAAGCGTCACTTCAAGACGACCTCTTCCCTGCAACGCCTGTGCGGCATTCAACAACAGGTTGATCATCACCTGGCGAAACTGATCGGCGTCCGCAGTTACGAATAAATCCTCGTTGACACCAACGATCTTCAGATCGAGGTCTTTAAAAAGCTTCTGCGGCCGAAGTGACGACACCACCTCTTCGACCAGCTGATTCAATTCAACACGCTCCCGATAGCTGTCCGGAGAACGCGCAAAACCGAGCAAACCACCGGTGATGCGTTTACAACGTCGGCACTCATCGATGATGGCAGCAACATCCTCGCGCAAAGGGTCTTCAACCTCCAAATCTTCGAGCAGGAGCTCGGCATGGCCAAGAATAATACCGACAGGATTGTCGATTTCATGGGAGACTCCCGCCGCCAACTGCCCAATCGCGGCAAGCCGCTCACTGCGCAGCAATTGCGCCTGCATGGTCTGCATCTCTTCGTTGGCAGTGCTCAAAGCATCGTTCTTACGGGTCAACTCTGCCCGATTCGCAGCCAGGCTCTCTGCCATATCATTAAAGGCTTGAGCCAGGGTCCCGATTTCATCACGGCTCTCCACCTCAATACGAGTCCCCAATTCTCCGCGGGTCAGGGAGCGGGCGCCATCGGTCAGGTGGGCAATTGGTCGGGTGATCCGTCTCGCGACAAGGCTGACCATCAGCAGGCAGGCAAAGAGAGCCGCAATGGCAATCATGACAAAGTAACTGCGTGCTTCCAGAAGTCGTGCATCAATCGAGTCGTATGAGATCAGGTAGCGAACCGAAATGACCTGTTGGCCGGTCGGTCCGAATGCTGGCTCAATGAGGTCAAGCAGCCGCCTGCCCTCAGAAAGTGTATGGGTGAGCATTGTCGTGCGCTCGGCGGCAAGGCGGGCAGAGATATCATCCTGATCAAATAAATGCAGATCGAGATCAGGGAAATCTTCAAACGCGCTCGACACATAGAGACGACGGCCGGTTGCCGAAACCAGGGAGAACTGGACCAGGTCTCGATTCAGACCGAGGAATTCATGCATGTTCGCAATGTCAGCGGGCTCGTCCGGCGGAAATGAACCACGGAAGCGCTTCAACAGTTCTGGAGTTGCCAACCTGGAGAAAGAGAGGCTCTGACTAAAAAGATAGTCCTCCCACGCTTGCGCCTGGTTGCGCTCCAGAAGCATGAACGTGAGCAGCAACAACAAGGCAAGGATGCCACCCGTGTAAAAAAGTAATTTTTTAGCTAAACCAGTTCGCAAAGCAAAAACCCTCAAGCATAAATTTGACTATCATAATCATACTTTACTCGCATAAATGGAAGCCCAATCTAGCCATTTATCTGACATGTAATAAAAGTACAGACAGGAGTTGACAAAAATCCGGCCCTGCCGTATAAACAGTACCGTTTTTGTTATATTTAATTAAACCTTGACAATCACACGCTGAACCTTAAACTTTGCAACACATTAATTTGATTTCAGGAGGTGCTATGGAGAAGCAGAACTACAACTACGCCATTGTGCGCAGCTTTGTCATCTGGAGCTTGATCTGGGGACTGGTTGCGGTACTGGTTGGAGTCATTGTCTCCTTCCAGATGGTCGAACCGGACCTTAATTTCCCGCCGTATCTGACCTTCGGCAGGCTCC
Proteins encoded in this window:
- a CDS encoding polyprenyl synthetase family protein, with amino-acid sequence MNFVLNLLNDEILRVEEQFRKDLESRVPLIRKVGEYVLASGGKRVRPMMLLLSAKLAGYQGESHVGLASVVEFIHTATLLHDDVVDSAVLRRGQDSANAVWGNEASVLVGDFLFAKSFSIMVREGNLEILKTLSDATTQMAEGEVLQLISTCDVELDEERYIEVVRNKTAVLLSAASRCGALLGACPPEQEEALSAYGMDLGIAFQFMDDALDYVADQDAFGKECGHDLLEGKVTLPLIHTLKRCNAEERKRIAGIIEQETLPEEDLKYIVGLIHSYDGIDYTRDRAKLLIESAKGHLALFADCPAKEAMLRLADYVVSRNL
- a CDS encoding HAMP domain-containing sensor histidine kinase; its protein translation is MRTGLAKKLLFYTGGILALLLLLTFMLLERNQAQAWEDYLFSQSLSFSRLATPELLKRFRGSFPPDEPADIANMHEFLGLNRDLVQFSLVSATGRRLYVSSAFEDFPDLDLHLFDQDDISARLAAERTTMLTHTLSEGRRLLDLIEPAFGPTGQQVISVRYLISYDSIDARLLEARSYFVMIAIAALFACLLMVSLVARRITRPIAHLTDGARSLTRGELGTRIEVESRDEIGTLAQAFNDMAESLAANRAELTRKNDALSTANEEMQTMQAQLLRSERLAAIGQLAAGVSHEIDNPVGIILGHAELLLEDLEVEDPLREDVAAIIDECRRCKRITGGLLGFARSPDSYRERVELNQLVEEVVSSLRPQKLFKDLDLKIVGVNEDLFVTADADQFRQVMINLLLNAAQALQGRGRLEVTLSKVSGSARIHVDDSGPGISLEDQERVFQPFFSTKAHGEGTGLGLPLCRKLVEGQDGEISIQKSLLGGARLTVSLPLSG